The Nostoc sp. 'Lobaria pulmonaria (5183) cyanobiont' DNA window GCGCCGGGAATCCCAGTTTGCCAAACATCAGCACATAGTTAGCTGTGATGTTGAACAGAGTACCTAAAACCACAGTCACGATCACTAATTGCGGTTGCAATAGAGCAGAAAGAAAGCTTTTAAGTACTCCAAAGCCTAAAGCAGGAATAAAACCCAGTGCGATCGCCCTTAAATAAATCTCTGCTAGTGCTACTGTGTTAGCATTCTGTCCTAGTAAAAGTAGTAAAGCACCTCCATTGTAGAGCAGCAATGTAATTGGTATTCCTAGCACCAGAGATATCCTTAGTCCAAGCCGGACAATTGTGCCAACTTTTTCTCTATTTCCAGCTCCGTATGCTTCGGCAGCTAACGGACTGACAGCAGAAACGATACCAGTAATAATCAACAGACAAAAACTAAAGATAACAGCTCCCAAACCTCCAGATGCAATGGTTTGACTTCCCAACCAGCCCATCATTACTGTATCCACAAAACCAGTTGCAGATTGAGCCAGTTGTGCCGCTGCCAAAGGTACGGCTAACATGAGACATTTTTTAACTTCAGAAAACATATACAGCTGATAACCCGATGTAAAGAACAAAGGGTTTTTCCAAAATCTAAACCCATGTTCAGGAGATATTGCTCCTGAGAACTTGAATCTATCTTAATGGAGCAAGAGGACTACTGTCACAGTGGTTAGCAGAGCGTTTTGCAGGAAAGATTTAACAGCAGATGAGTTGCAACCAGGTAACGACTAACACGACACCTATCAAATGTTTGGTTGATTGTTCTTGTGGAATAAAGTTTTAGAATGTTCGCTGTGGGCGATGGTTTATCCCCCGAAGCAGACCTGAAGCAGATTATCCACATCGCGATCGCCTATGAAGCTGAAAATCCCATACCAGCTTTGAGTGTCACAAATGATTTCAATCTTTTGGCAATCATCTTGAAGCTACGTTAAAGTGAGCAGTTGGAGTTAAGAATGGATTTGTATGCGCTTACCAATTGCAATTAGTGCTATTTTAGTCGCATCTTTAGGTTTTAGTGCACCTGTAATATCTCAACCTCCTCCTATACAGGTAGCCAAAACACCCGCGCCTAGTAGTTTAGCCTGGGAACAATTTAAGATTAATTACCGATTATGGAGACGGCAAAAAATCTCTAACTATCGCTATGAATTCACTAGAAGTTGCAATTGTTTACCGAAAGCCACAGAACCAGTGATTATTAAAGTAAGCAATCGAGTCACAACTTCTATTACTTATAAAGCAACGAAACAGCCAGCTAATGCAGAATTCTTTCAACAATATAATACAATTCCTAAACTCTTTGATATCATCAGGGATGCGCTCATTCGTAAAGCAGCAAACTTGACTGTACAATACGATCCAATACTTGGTTATCCAACTCAAATTAACATTGATTATAATAGCCAGATCGCTGATGATGAAATATTTTTTACAATTAGCAATCTGCAAAAAATTAATTAACTATGGCTAGCGAGAGCATTATTTGCTACAACAGTGCTTAATTGATTCAGTGTATCTTACTTGCTCTAGCGATCGCACAGACATGCAACCAATACTCACAGTGGATTGCATCAAACAACCCACTAATACCGCAAGGCGGAAGTCAAAAGTCAAAAGTCAAAAGTCAAAAGTCAAAAGTCAAAAGTCAAAAGTCAAAAGTCAAAAGTCAAAAGAATTGTATTTCGGGCTTTTATGACCAGAAAGAAAAAGGTACAGAGCAAGTAAATTTATTTATGGAAAAAGAAAAAATGTATTTCGAGACGTGCAACGCAAGAAATACGGCGTCCTTGTTACAGAGCAAGTAAATTTATTTATGGGATTCTTACTTTTGACTTTTGACTTCCCCGTTCGCGTAGCGTCTCGCAGAGAAGGGGCTGACCTTAGCTTTATTGTAAAGGTTTAGGATGGCGAATGCACTGTTGGGCTGAAGCATTTAAAGTCTTTCAATAACACCATCGCCACTCATCATTTTTGCGACTTCATCCATAATTTCTTTACTCCTATAGTCTGGCTTAGATGGATCTATTGATTTTAACGGACGAAAAATAGCTAGCTGAGATTTTGGAGTCAGCATTTGTTGTAACTCGCTTTCACGTATACCAATTTTTTCTTCAAACATCAGTTCAGCACCATGTTCTAATTCATCATGAATCACATTCAGAGACCGTAAGCCTCTATAAGTAAAAGTTACGGTTTGATTTTTGGGATTAAGATATGTGTCGTTACTCTCATAACCAAGTTCTTCGGCTTTCTCAAAAGCCTCTTCTGCTGAAGAAGCACGGACAAGAACAATATTTACATGAACAACATTATGTGGATTTCCCTCAACTTTACACTCGATTACCAATTCAGCAATATACCACTTTGCATTTTTTGGAATGTATGCCATTGCTTATAAAACTAAAAATTTTTACTAATAATGCTCAAGCAACTATACCAAGCGATATGACATTGTACTTCATCTGAATGGGAACTGCTATATGTACTTTTAATGACATTTGCGTTACTCAAATTTGTGAATTCTGAACTATATAATTGCTCAACTTAAATATTAAATAAAATTATTACCAATAGTTTAGGAAAAGCAAAGACGTGAATCGTTTCAAAAAGCTATCCTCAATTGTGTTCCTGTTATTAGCCTTCATTTATCCACCTACTTTGGTTGAAGCCAAAGATAATACTCTAAATAACGTTCTCAATGAACAGAGTATTGACGTACAGACAAAATTAGTAGGAGAGCGAAGTGAAGAGTTTTTGTTAGCTCACAGACGAACTCGACGACGTTATCATAGACGGCATCGGACTGGAAGATATTATTATCAACGCCAGTGGAATCGAGGACATTATTATAGGCGACACTATCGCTCTATACGTTATCACGGACAACGATATCGTCATGGAGAATGGGAACTTGTGCGCGATCGTCATGGACGATTTATGTATGATTGGCAACGTTACTAGTAAACTTTACACCCAATTTTTCTAGAGAATCTTTATGCGTAAATCCTAATCTAGTACAACATGGCGGAAATAAACATACCATTCCAAATGGTGTAAAAGCCCGGAATACAATTCTTTTGACTTTTGACTTCCGCATTGCGGTACTGCTACTGTATATATCTATCTTTAGGCATAGAAAATTTTTATTCTAATTTCATTTTTTTATGAAAGGCTATAAATAGGGTGAACGGTAAGACATTTCAGACATTTATATACCTTCATTGATCACAAGTGATTCCTAAAAATATGTTAGCCAGGGGTAAAATTCTCTGGTTGAGGCTTTCCCGTCAGCTGCTTCAACCCAGGCGGTTAGCTTTCGTGGAAGCTTGCCTGATTGGTCTAGTTTCTGGGTTAGCGGCAGTTCTATTAGGACAGACAGTGGATTGGGCAGGCGCATGGCGAGTGCATCTTTCTTACCATTGGCCTGCCTACTTGGTGCTACCAGGTATTGGACTAGTAGGGGGACTTTTAGCTGGTTGGCTAGTAGAGCGCTTTGCACCGGAAGCATCAGGTAGTGGGATGTCTGAAGTCAAAGCCGTATTGGCTCGCGTGCCGATGCCATTAAATCTGCGGATTGCTTTGGTCAAGTTGATCAGCGCTACATTAGTGTTGGGTTCTGGAATGCCTTTAGGACGAGAAGGGCCGACTGTCCAAATTGGGGCAGCCTTGGCAAATCAACTTAGTAACTGGGCACCGACTTCACCAGAGCATCGTCGCCAACTGATTGCCGCCGGAGCCGGGGCTGGGTTAGCAGCAGCTTTTAATGCACCGATCGCAGGTGTGCTTTTTGTAGTGGAAGAATTACTCCAAGATGTGTCAGGTATTACTCTTGGGACTGCGATTTTGGCTTCTTTCATCGCTTCAGTCATTTCCCGGCTCTATGGTAGTCACAGCCTGGATCTGAATCATCTAAATTTAGGTCTTCCCGATACAACTTTCTTCGCTCAGGAAATCCCTTTCTACTTGATTTTAGGAGTGCTGGCGGGACTTCTAGGCATTCTATTTAATAAAGGTATTCTTGAGAGTCTAGCAATTAACCGCCGCCTGCTACACCTGAGTTTACCCTGGCGAATTGGAATCGCTGGGTTAGTCAGTGGTGCGGCGATCGCCTTTTTACCTGCTACCTTTCGCGATCATGCTGGGCTGAGAGAAATTTTGCTTGTGGGTAGTGCTAATTGGTCATTTGCAGCGATCGCTCTTTTAGTTCAGTTTACCCTAATTATTTTTACCTACGGCTCTGGAG harbors:
- a CDS encoding DUF6174 domain-containing protein, with product MRLPIAISAILVASLGFSAPVISQPPPIQVAKTPAPSSLAWEQFKINYRLWRRQKISNYRYEFTRSCNCLPKATEPVIIKVSNRVTTSITYKATKQPANAEFFQQYNTIPKLFDIIRDALIRKAANLTVQYDPILGYPTQINIDYNSQIADDEIFFTISNLQKIN
- a CDS encoding DUF4288 domain-containing protein, with the translated sequence MAYIPKNAKWYIAELVIECKVEGNPHNVVHVNIVLVRASSAEEAFEKAEELGYESNDTYLNPKNQTVTFTYRGLRSLNVIHDELEHGAELMFEEKIGIRESELQQMLTPKSQLAIFRPLKSIDPSKPDYRSKEIMDEVAKMMSGDGVIERL